In Curtobacterium sp. MCPF17_002, one genomic interval encodes:
- a CDS encoding phage major capsid protein produces MPTLEETFVDTDHAQLLVIPVARASVAMQVTTPLSLGNRSVTIPRITDDPDTDWVDEDEEIPESDMAADEVAITPKKVAGLTRVSNESVDDTNPQVTGLIGAGLTRDISRKIDAAFFGAAPAAGAKRPGGLEALGAGTTVAADPTMSIDPYVDAIAAADAAGATLRAFVTTPEVAKALAKIKQGTGSNLPLFGTGATNGIQRNVLGVPLLVSPYVLAGTVWGLPGANVYTAVRKNVTVDFDKSRWFEFDQTGIRAIMRVGFGAATTAGLIKIKAGA; encoded by the coding sequence ATGCCCACGCTCGAAGAGACGTTCGTCGACACCGACCACGCTCAGCTGCTCGTCATCCCCGTGGCCCGCGCATCCGTCGCGATGCAGGTCACCACCCCGCTCTCCCTCGGCAACCGCTCGGTCACCATCCCGCGGATCACCGACGATCCCGACACCGACTGGGTCGACGAGGACGAAGAGATCCCCGAGTCCGACATGGCTGCCGACGAGGTGGCGATCACGCCGAAGAAGGTCGCCGGCCTCACCCGCGTGTCGAACGAGTCCGTCGACGACACCAACCCGCAGGTCACCGGCCTCATCGGCGCTGGCCTGACCCGCGACATCAGCAGGAAGATCGACGCCGCGTTCTTCGGTGCCGCCCCGGCTGCAGGTGCGAAGCGTCCCGGCGGCCTCGAGGCGCTCGGCGCCGGCACCACGGTGGCCGCTGACCCGACGATGAGCATCGACCCGTACGTCGACGCGATCGCCGCGGCGGACGCTGCAGGTGCCACGCTCCGCGCGTTCGTGACCACGCCTGAGGTCGCGAAGGCCCTCGCGAAGATCAAGCAGGGCACAGGCTCGAACCTGCCTCTGTTCGGCACCGGAGCCACGAACGGCATCCAGCGCAACGTCCTGGGGGTTCCGCTGCTCGTCAGCCCGTACGTCCTCGCCGGCACCGTGTGGGGCCTGCCCGGCGCGAACGTCTACACGGCCGTCCGAAAGAACGTCACCGTCGACTTCGACAAGAGCCGCTGGTTCGAGTTCGACCAGACCGGCATCCGCGCGATCATGCGCGTCGGCTTCGGCGCCGCCACCACCGCCGGCCTCATCAAGATCAAGGCCGGCGCTTAG
- a CDS encoding phosphodiester glycosidase family protein encodes MPTRIQIRRDTTDRWSTINPVPAIGEPVYDITTHVLKVGDGNTRYQDLPGYIIATSDGSLPTSVMAKLDARYPLKPPRHARASATIDARMAADSSYEYEVIVVRADGRRVNDLVEKVYPGGWTPGSSVPGPSASPEATAALTGAFVVVNADAYESTQMTGMQIKDGVYYSGWGSADAAPTGKGIEALAFMDDGSWRVYRQANGDTADKMITDGVDTTYGFGPVVVENGAVRDIETDPTWSFFASTISARSILGRRPNGDLVYILVKGKTGIAGIKGNTIGQLALTNGCDAAILLDGGGTTQGYVNGRPFHPSSDLGGVRGLRSGLAIHAPLTKPIRVPAVVLPLTSPAVAINNLPAMSVEKIDGVSRLVGAVGIPSAVANTWYPVTVLPERFRPNTTDAIRLPVYGNQNGYDAVVSIGADGVAQIKFPVVAASGNSWVQLDSAAFPAVY; translated from the coding sequence ATGCCGACTCGCATCCAGATCCGCCGCGACACCACCGACCGGTGGTCCACGATCAATCCCGTGCCCGCCATCGGCGAGCCGGTGTACGACATCACCACGCACGTGCTGAAGGTTGGTGACGGGAACACCCGATACCAGGATCTTCCGGGCTACATCATTGCGACGTCGGACGGCTCGCTGCCCACGTCGGTCATGGCGAAGCTCGACGCGAGGTACCCGCTGAAGCCGCCGCGTCATGCCCGCGCCTCCGCGACGATCGACGCTCGCATGGCGGCTGACAGCTCCTACGAGTACGAGGTCATCGTGGTCCGCGCTGACGGACGTCGCGTCAACGATCTCGTGGAGAAGGTCTACCCGGGCGGATGGACGCCTGGTTCGTCCGTTCCGGGCCCGTCCGCGTCTCCCGAGGCGACTGCTGCGCTGACCGGTGCGTTCGTCGTCGTGAACGCTGACGCGTACGAGTCGACGCAGATGACCGGCATGCAGATCAAGGATGGCGTCTACTACTCCGGCTGGGGGAGCGCCGATGCGGCGCCGACCGGGAAGGGCATCGAGGCGCTCGCTTTCATGGACGATGGATCGTGGCGTGTGTACCGGCAGGCCAACGGCGACACTGCCGACAAGATGATCACCGACGGTGTCGACACGACGTACGGGTTTGGTCCGGTCGTGGTCGAGAACGGTGCAGTCCGTGACATCGAGACCGATCCCACGTGGTCGTTCTTCGCCTCCACGATCTCCGCGCGATCGATCCTCGGCCGCAGACCGAACGGCGACCTCGTGTACATCCTTGTGAAGGGGAAGACCGGCATCGCGGGTATCAAGGGCAACACGATCGGGCAGCTCGCGCTCACGAACGGCTGCGATGCCGCGATCCTCCTCGACGGCGGCGGAACGACGCAGGGGTACGTGAACGGGCGCCCGTTCCACCCGTCGTCCGACTTGGGCGGCGTGCGCGGTCTCCGCAGCGGGCTCGCCATCCACGCGCCTCTGACGAAGCCGATCCGGGTCCCGGCAGTGGTGCTCCCGCTGACGTCGCCCGCAGTCGCGATCAACAACCTGCCGGCGATGTCGGTCGAGAAGATCGACGGGGTCTCTCGCCTAGTCGGCGCCGTGGGGATCCCGTCCGCGGTCGCGAACACCTGGTACCCCGTCACGGTCCTCCCGGAGCGGTTCAGACCGAACACCACGGACGCGATCCGTCTGCCGGTGTACGGCAACCAGAACGGGTACGACGCCGTCGTGTCGATCGGAGCGGACGGCGTCGCGCAGATCAAGTTCCCGGTCGTCGCCGCGTCGGGGAACAGCTGGGTTCAGCTCGACTCGGCAGCGTTCCCGGCTGTCTACTGA
- a CDS encoding DUF433 domain-containing protein → MSDLPTTLSVIGSVRLREGSGLLAFDVKLTSLLTGATPSQLERWRRIGVLVPETRAKRPPLYSFRDLVALRTLVFLRAQTSGQRLARAFSTMDMLALTEHPSRYSLGTDGDTIVVLDPDSHQTVDLVRNPGNAVHATFADVFRSFEDFRGRPVVDFQRPSEHLQVDLRTLGGWPTVQNTRVPYDLVAQLVDNESVFPEDVTELYPNVSAAAAQDAVEFSAKVAAI, encoded by the coding sequence GTGAGCGATCTTCCGACTACGCTTTCGGTCATCGGCTCTGTGCGACTGCGAGAAGGGAGTGGGCTGTTGGCTTTCGACGTCAAGCTCACATCGCTCCTCACGGGCGCCACCCCCAGTCAGCTCGAGCGCTGGCGGCGCATCGGCGTCCTCGTCCCGGAGACCCGGGCCAAGCGGCCGCCGCTGTACTCGTTCCGCGACCTCGTCGCGCTGCGCACGCTGGTCTTCCTCCGAGCTCAGACGAGCGGGCAACGCCTCGCGCGCGCGTTCAGCACGATGGACATGCTCGCGCTCACCGAGCACCCGTCGCGGTACTCACTCGGCACTGACGGCGACACCATCGTGGTGCTAGACCCCGACAGCCATCAGACGGTGGACCTCGTACGCAACCCGGGCAACGCGGTGCACGCTACCTTCGCGGACGTGTTCCGCAGCTTCGAGGACTTCCGCGGTCGGCCGGTGGTGGATTTCCAGCGCCCATCCGAGCACCTCCAGGTGGACCTGCGGACGCTCGGCGGCTGGCCGACGGTCCAGAACACTCGCGTGCCGTATGACCTCGTAGCGCAGCTGGTCGACAACGAGAGCGTCTTCCCTGAGGACGTGACTGAGCTCTACCCGAACGTCAGCGCGGCCGCCGCCCAGGATGCTGTCGAGTTCTCGGCGAAGGTCGCAGCGATCTGA